The DNA segment ATACTAGTAAAGTTCGAATTTAGACTTTTAAGTTCAGCAAGAAGTACATTAGCATAGTTAGTTTCAGTTTGAATTAACTTAGCAATTTCTGTGTTTTTAAGAAAATTAGGTATCATATTTATATTCCTTATTTCTTAAGATGTAATATCAATGAATAGGTTGTCTGTAAGATTAAATATAAGTAATTCTTCAGGCTTAACATCTATATCTTGATTTTCTTTAAATTCTGAATCATTAATGTTTGCAATTTGAGTTTTGTCATCATCTTTGAGCACTGCAAATATTTTTAATCCTTTAATGCCCTTAATCTCATTTACAGGAGCAAAGAAATCTTGATATTCAAATTTGATACCCATATTCGTGTAATTATTATTTACAATACGTGTATATATATCTCTAATACGTGAGTCGATGTTAAGATAAATATGATTTTGAAGGTCAA comes from the Borrelia hispanica CRI genome and includes:
- a CDS encoding DUF276 domain-containing protein (DUF276 is restricted to Borreliella and related spirochetes.); translated protein: DLQNHIYLNIDSRIRDIYTRIVNNNYTNMGIKFEYQDFFAPVNEIKGIKGLKIFAVLKDDDKTQIANINDSEFKENQDIDVKPEELLIFNLTDNLFIDITS